From Thalassotalea psychrophila:
AAGAGCCGTTTGATAATCGTCTTTGCAGCCAGTTCTCGTTCATTAAACATCCAGTTTGATAAAGCTATAGCTTTAACATACTGAATTCAAAATAAATATCAACAAAATTAAAGGAATTAAAGGGGGCAGAAGATAAAAGTAGTAAAAGGGGTCAGTACCCTTTACTAAACAAATTATATAGAGACCTCCAGAATAAAGGGTACTGACCCCTTTAACCTAACCGTTTATTCTCGATCCGATTTGTGTTCATCTAAAATGATTTTTTCAAGGAGTAATACGCCCGGGCCAGCGTTATCTCTATCTGGAATAACTAAGGTTACTGGTACTTGAATTTGGGCTGAGCCTTCAAGGTTTATTGCTTTCAAACTACCATCATTCATTTCACTTTCAATTAAGTGACAAGGTAGCCAACAAAAGCCAATGCCTTGTTTCAATATGGTACTTGCTTCATAGAAACTGGACACGGTCCATCGTTTTTCGGCTTTAAGCCAGCCTTTATCGGGTTTTTCTTTACCGGTATCGCTGATCACTATTTGTAAATGTCTGGCGAGCTCTTCACTACTGATAGATTCTTGCTGAAGAATTTCATGACTATTATGGCAAACAGGAATGAGTGTTGTACTACACAGGTGATTACCGCGAAATCCTTCTGCGGTGCTTGGGCTTAAAACAATATCTGCAGTTTTATTTTTAATAGCTTCTGTAGATCCTGAAATCACTTCATCGGTAATTTTTAACCGACTACCATGACTTTGTGGCCAATATTCTTGTAACGCTTTTAACAATCGATGTTTAGGATACAAGACCTCACAAGCGATGGTGATTTCAGCCTCCCAACCGCCATTTAAGGTGTCGGCAAAATCTTCAATTGATTGAATATCTTCTAGTAATTTTTTAGAGCGACGAAGCATTGCTGAACCAGCTTCAGTAAGCTTTGTTTGTCTACCTTCAACTTCTAATAATGCTAAACCCAACTGTGTTTGTAATTTGGCTACCGCATGGTTTAATGACGATTGGCTTTTGTTAAGTGCTTCACTAGCTTTAGCATAGCTACCATATTCAACTACAGCATGAAAAATTCGCCATTGTTCTATGGTAGTTTTGGCACGAAAGATTTTATCCATAGTGAACTCTACTAAATATTTGCAACAATGATTGCTCGAAGAGGAGCAGGGTGGCCTTCGATTGTTTTTGATGAATCGTTAGGATCTAAGAAGTCTTCTAACGATTCTGTATCCATCCAAGGCGTTTGGCGTTGTTCTTCAAAGGCTGTTTGATCAGTATTTACCACACGAACATTTTTGAAACCTAGGCGCTGCATCCAAAACACTAAGGCCTCACAACTTGGTAAAAACCAAACATTACGCATTTTAGCATATCGATCGCCCGGTACTAGTACCGTATGTTTATCGCCTTCAATAACCAGGGTTTCTAAGACTAATTCACCGCCAGGGGCTAATTGTGCTTTAAGTTGTTGTAAGAAATCGATTGGTGATTTGCGATGATATAACACGCCCATGGCAAACACAGTATCAAATGACTTTAGTTCAGGTAAGTGCTCAACACCTATGGGTAACAGGTTAACGTTATCGTCTTTAATGAAGTGCTGCATTGCTCTAAATTGCATCATAAATAACTGAGTGGGATCAACACCGACAACAAATTTTGCCCCTTCACCGCGCATACGCCATAAGTGATAGCCACTACCACAACCAATATCTAACACGTAACGGTCTTTTAAATCGCTGATATGGGGCTTAAGACGGTCCCATTTAAAATCACTACGCCATTCTGTATCTATATGTACGCCATGGATATGATATGGGCCTTTACGCCAAGGTTTAAAGTTCATTAATAAATTGCTAATGCGCTTCTGTTCACCGTCACTGATATCACTGGCTGAGCCAATAGTCACACTGTCTTTTAATTCAACGTGGCTGGGGCTAGTGTCTGGTAGGGCATCAATGGTTTTTTGCCATTTTGAAAATTCACCATGCAAGTCATTTTTTTGCCAATAGCTAAGTTGTTCGGGTAAACATGTTAGCCAATGAGCTAAGCGGTTACCTGCGATTTGTTGATAAAATTTATTAAATAATTTCATAAAAGTATTGAGATCACTATTTGATGGCGATTAAAGAGAAAAAGTTGAAACATTGAAACCATGGCGTGGCATGACTAAAGCCAGCATCGTTTAAATGTTGTAAATGGGTATTTAGCTGATCGGGCTTCATTACATTTTCAATAGCGGCACGCTTTTGCGCAATTTCTAAATCACTGTAGCCGTTTGCTCGTTTAAAGTTGTGATGTAAATCATTGAGCAAATCCATACACACAGGATCTTCATCATAAATTTTTTCTGATAACACTAATATACCACCGGGTACTAAGGCCTTGGCAATGTTGTTTAACAGTGTTTGACGATTTTCTGGAGCAATAAACTGCAAGGTGAAGTTTAAAACAATAACTGACGCGTTATGCATGTCTTCAGCTAAAATGTCGCCTTGTTTAACCATGCATGGCGTTTTTGCTTTAAAAGCGTTTACATGAATTTGACAGCGTTCGACCATTTCTTTCGAGTTATCAATAGAAATAATATTACAACTATCGGCAATAATATTTTGTCGCATAGCTAAACTTGCTGCGCCCAAGGAACAGCCTAAATCATAAATGTTGGTGTTATCTTGTGCATAACGTGCGCTAAGTTCACCAATAGTTTCAATGATAGTGTTGTAACCTGGAACCGAACGCTTGATCATGTCAGGAAACACTTCTACAACTTGCGCATCGAAGCGAAAATCAGCAATTGTTTGCTTTGGGGATGAATATATAAGATCTTTTTCGTGCTTGCTCATCAAAAAAACTACTAAACTTGAATAATTTCATTATTTTAGCTTAAAACTTGGCTTTACAAAACCATTGCAATTTAATATCCCTAAATTTTACGATAATTAAGATAGGTTTTTTACCAATTAAAACTGGAAAACTACTAAAAAATCAGATCGTTGCTATATTTAAATTGTGCTATTTCTATAAAGGTCGAACACGTTGTTAATATGAGTTTATTAAAGGTCAAACCCCTGCTCAAGACTACAATTTTTTTACTGTTATATTGTTTAATGGCTAATGCAAACGGGTTTGCTAACAATAACAATAACAATGAAAATAAAACCAGTTATTCTATAGCAATATCAGACTTTTCCTACCCATTTCATTTTATTGAGAATGAGCAACCTGCCGGCGCCATGGTGGATGTTTGGCGGCTTTGGGCCAAAAAACAAAATGTAAATGTTGAATTTAAAGTGACCGACTTCGAACAGGGCTTAAACTCAGTAGCCAATGGCCACATTGATATTCATGCTGGCTTTACGCAAACCGTTGAGCGGGGCAAACAGTTAGCGTTTTCGCAACAAATAATGCTCAGTGAAAATTATTTGTATTTATCAATGCGATTAAGTGATATCACCACTATGAAGCAAGTGGCCCCATATACTATTGGGGTGTTAAACGGTTCTCTCGAACAAAAGTTGCTCAGCAGTAATCACAATCACTTAAATTTAAAGTCTTTTTCTACCCGAAATGAAATGTATGAAGCTGCATTAAGTCATAAAATCCTTATTTATGCAGATGATAATGAAGGCAATAAAGGTTTTAAGGCATACAAAGACTTGCGTAAGGAATATCCGTTTTCAAAAAGGTTTAAAATTTTTGAAAATCCAGTTGTTGGTGGAGTAAATAAAACTAATACCGAATTACTCGGTTTTGTAAACGATGGATTATCGAAAATAAGCGAACATGAATATCAAAGTTTACTCTCGGTTTGGCGAAAATATGGCATAAATAAAAATGCAATTTCAGTCGCATATCCTCCAGAAAGACCACCTTATTCAGTCATGGATAGAACGGGTCAGGCACGAGGTATGTTTATTGATATCTGGAAATTATGGGCTAAAGAAACAGATAAAACACTGGAATTTATTCCGATTAACCGGGTGGATAGTTATGACATTATCGAAAGCGGCTTGGTTGATGTACATATAGGTATTCCTCTGGATAAGCAGAGCAGTCTTTATGATAAGAACAGTTGGTTGATACATTCAACTTATGCTCAGATATATTTATCTAGCGCAAAACGCAGGATAAATTCAATGAAAGAGCTGGGTGGAAAAGCAGTAGGTATTTTTAAAACTTCGCCATATTTAGGCGAAATTCAAAGTCAATATGAAGATGTGAATTTCGTTAAGTTCAACAGTGTAAAGGCTATGTTGGAGGCCGAGCGTTCGGGTAAAGTCACTGGCTTTATTGCAGCTCGAGAAAGTGTCGAAGCAGAAATTCAAAACATGAATTTAACGGGGGTTTACAAACGTTTAATCACGCCTAGGTATCAAGTTGACTTTAATGTGGTTACCAATCCAGATAATCAAATTTTACAACAGTTATTATTGAAAGGAGCAGCTCAGCTTGGCAATAATCAAACTGCTGCGATTAAAGCCACGTGGCTGAAGGCCGTCGAACAAGAGACTTCAGTAGTGAGTAATTACCTTGCTGATCTAACTCCAGAAGAAGCAATTTTTTTAAGTAGAAAAAATGAATTCACCGTTGGCGTTTTAAATAACTATAAACCGGTTGAATTTACTGGAGAAAATGGTGAGGTAAAAGGCATTAATAGAGATATTCTTGATGTTATATCTAAGCATACAGGTGTTAAGTTTACCTATGTGACCTATGACTATTGGTCTGATTTATTTCACGATTTTTTAAATCAAAAATATGACATCGCATTAGGCATAACGCCTAGTGAAGATCGACGCGACAAAATGCAT
This genomic window contains:
- the cmoA gene encoding carboxy-S-adenosyl-L-methionine synthase CmoA; translated protein: MSKHEKDLIYSSPKQTIADFRFDAQVVEVFPDMIKRSVPGYNTIIETIGELSARYAQDNTNIYDLGCSLGAASLAMRQNIIADSCNIISIDNSKEMVERCQIHVNAFKAKTPCMVKQGDILAEDMHNASVIVLNFTLQFIAPENRQTLLNNIAKALVPGGILVLSEKIYDEDPVCMDLLNDLHHNFKRANGYSDLEIAQKRAAIENVMKPDQLNTHLQHLNDAGFSHATPWFQCFNFFSLIAIK
- a CDS encoding LysR family transcriptional regulator, with the protein product MDKIFRAKTTIEQWRIFHAVVEYGSYAKASEALNKSQSSLNHAVAKLQTQLGLALLEVEGRQTKLTEAGSAMLRRSKKLLEDIQSIEDFADTLNGGWEAEITIACEVLYPKHRLLKALQEYWPQSHGSRLKITDEVISGSTEAIKNKTADIVLSPSTAEGFRGNHLCSTTLIPVCHNSHEILQQESISSEELARHLQIVISDTGKEKPDKGWLKAEKRWTVSSFYEASTILKQGIGFCWLPCHLIESEMNDGSLKAINLEGSAQIQVPVTLVIPDRDNAGPGVLLLEKIILDEHKSDRE
- a CDS encoding transporter substrate-binding domain-containing protein, coding for MANANGFANNNNNNENKTSYSIAISDFSYPFHFIENEQPAGAMVDVWRLWAKKQNVNVEFKVTDFEQGLNSVANGHIDIHAGFTQTVERGKQLAFSQQIMLSENYLYLSMRLSDITTMKQVAPYTIGVLNGSLEQKLLSSNHNHLNLKSFSTRNEMYEAALSHKILIYADDNEGNKGFKAYKDLRKEYPFSKRFKIFENPVVGGVNKTNTELLGFVNDGLSKISEHEYQSLLSVWRKYGINKNAISVAYPPERPPYSVMDRTGQARGMFIDIWKLWAKETDKTLEFIPINRVDSYDIIESGLVDVHIGIPLDKQSSLYDKNSWLIHSTYAQIYLSSAKRRINSMKELGGKAVGIFKTSPYLGEIQSQYEDVNFVKFNSVKAMLEAERSGKVTGFIAARESVEAEIQNMNLTGVYKRLITPRYQVDFNVVTNPDNQILQQLLLKGAAQLGNNQTAAIKATWLKAVEQETSVVSNYLADLTPEEAIFLSRKNEFTVGVLNNYKPVEFTGENGEVKGINRDILDVISKHTGVKFTYVTYDYWSDLFHDFLNQKYDIALGITPSEDRRDKMHFSKRYYSIPWGVIGQPKFQDKVYSLNSLEGLTVAIIQDYISIEFIKDKYPLIKLRLVEDVAEGAELVNNGEVDAYIDFFPILTNMILDYDIETFKIEYLNDLPPEENHMAINYDYPELAGILNKGINTISESDYENIRDYWLRTIIAEGYDKNMVIRTSLQVGIIILFVVGSVLWWSYRMRTEITKRRELEKELRFLASHDGLTSLANRRLFEEHLHSSIKLHKRRKENLAILFIDIDGFKAVNDNYGHAIGDELLIKISKLMLGSVRDSDIVSRFGGDEFIVLLNQVSSVDAANKVAKKLIEILSTPIDLTDCQVTIGASVGISFYPNDESDVEKLISLADTRMYQVKTQGKNNYLSTTADEVQ
- the cmoB gene encoding tRNA 5-methoxyuridine(34)/uridine 5-oxyacetic acid(34) synthase CmoB, with translation MKLFNKFYQQIAGNRLAHWLTCLPEQLSYWQKNDLHGEFSKWQKTIDALPDTSPSHVELKDSVTIGSASDISDGEQKRISNLLMNFKPWRKGPYHIHGVHIDTEWRSDFKWDRLKPHISDLKDRYVLDIGCGSGYHLWRMRGEGAKFVVGVDPTQLFMMQFRAMQHFIKDDNVNLLPIGVEHLPELKSFDTVFAMGVLYHRKSPIDFLQQLKAQLAPGGELVLETLVIEGDKHTVLVPGDRYAKMRNVWFLPSCEALVFWMQRLGFKNVRVVNTDQTAFEEQRQTPWMDTESLEDFLDPNDSSKTIEGHPAPLRAIIVANI